TCCTGGAAGTGGCCGGGTCCGTGAACGGCCAGGCGGGATCGCTGAAATCGGTGGTGGAGCAGTTCCTGGGGCAGTTGATCAGCACCGCGGGGCAAGGCAAGCAGGCCACGGGGCAAAGACGCGTGGCCTAGGAGTATCCGGCCTAGGGACGCTGCTTTGCGACCTCGTCGCGGAGCCAGTGGCGGAGCTGTGCCAGGGCCGGCCGCCGCGCCACCGGGCCCCGCCAATGCAGGCGGTATTCGCCGAACGAGGCCGATGGCAGATCGAACGGCCGCACCAATTGCCCCTGCGCCAGCAGATCGCTGACAAAGCGCCGCTCGGCAAAGGCAATACCCTGCCCCGCGAGCGCTGCCTGGATTGCGCCGTCATCGATATCGAAGCGCGCTGCCCGGGAAAGCGGCAAGGGCCGCAGGTCGCACGCGGCGGCCAATGCCCGCCAGTCCCAGCCATCGGGCGTGTTGAGCAGCAAGGGCAGTTTCGCCAGCGCCGAGAGCGGCAAGGGCAGCTTGCGGCGGCCGAGCAATGATGGCGCACAGACCAGGATCGACCCGTCGAAGAACAGGCGCTCGCTGCGCGCCGTCACGGCGTCCGGCACATCGCCACCCAAGCGGTGATAGAGGATCGAGAGGTCGGCGCCTTGCTGCAGGGCGTCAGCCGTGCTGGTGACGTCGAGGTTGATTTTGAGCTGCGGCAGGGCCGCGCGGAACGCCTGATAGCGCGGCAGCAGCCAGCGCAGATAGAAGGAGGCCGAGACCTGGCAGGAGAGCGGACCGCGCGGCGCCGATTGCGGCAGGGCCTGCGCCAGGATCTCGAAGGCGCTGTCAGTGAGGCTTGCCAGGCGCTGGCCCGGTTCGGTCAACTGAACCCCCTGGGCCGCCCGCCGGAAGAGCTCGACCCCCAGCACCTCCTCCAGCAGCTTCACCTGACGGCTGATCGCGCCCGGCGAGACATTGAGTTCGGCGCCGGCGCTGGCAAAGCCCTGATGCCGTGCCGCGGCATCAAAGGCGCGCAAGCTGTTGAGCGGCGGCAGGGCCCGAGGCTCAGTTTTCCTAAGCCTAGGGATTTTTCTTTGTCGTTGCGGATCGTCGGTGGAATCGGTCATGTCGGCATCATGTCGACACAGATTGCATATGGTCAACGCAGATGAACGAGTCAACCACCGGGACAGCACCAGGCCTCGCGTCAGGCTTTGCCATCTCGCCCTTCCAGAGCACAATCATGGCGCTGGCGGCGGTGAGTGCGGGCGTCGGCATGGATCTCCTCGCCAAGACCGCCGCGATCGAGGCCAGTGCCGCGCAGGTCACCCTGCTGCGCTGGGTCTATGGCCTCCTGACCCTCATCCCCGTCCTCCTCCTGATGCGGGTCCGGCCCGGATCGGTCTGGCAGCCCATTCATCTGTGGCGGGTCCTCCTCAATCTGGTGGGGAGTTTCTGCCTCTATTATTCGCTTTCGCATCTGCCGCTCTCCGTCGTGGTGGCCGTGTTCTTCCTGGAGCCGCTGGTGGCGCTGGGCCTCGCTGCGATCTTCCTTGGCGAAGGCATCAGCCGGGCAGTGGCGCTGGGCCTGGGCCTTGCCAGCCTCGGCATCCTGCTGATGACCGGGCTGGAGGATTGGCGCCTGGATCCGGTCCTGCTGGTAGCGCTGCTGGGGGCCATCGCCTGGGGCGCCATGCTGGTGACGACCCGCTCGGTCGGCCGGCACGAACCGGTGCTGGCGCTCATGTTCTGGCTCTCCCTGCTGACCTCGCTCGCCATGACGCCCTTGGCGGTCCATGACTGGCGCCCCCTCCCCTGGGACGGGCATCTCGCCATGGTCGGGGTGGCGGTGCTGGGGACGCTCTATGGGGTGCTGGGCATCACGGTGCTGCGGCTTGCCCCGGTCCGGATCAAGGCCGCCTGCAGCTTCCTCAGCCTGCCGCTGGCGTTTCTGGCCGGATTCCTGTTCTTTGACGAACGGCCCGGTCTGGTGGCGATATCGGGCGGAATTCTGGTGATATTGGGGGTCTGGTGGGCGCTGCGCCTGCCGCCCTCGAAACCGGCCGGGACTGCGGCTTTCCAGCCGGAATCGCCTTGACGCGGAGGGGCTTAGCCCGTAAAACCCGCCCCGAGCAGGCCGGAGGTCCCTTACTTCCGGCCCCATTATTTTTCTCTAAGTGTTTGGATTAGAAGGATTCTGCCATGTCCCGGCGTTGCGATATCACTGGCAAGGGCGTGTTGAGCGGCAACAATGTCAGCCACGCCAACAACAAGACCCGCCGCCGTTTCCTGCCCAACCTGCAGGAAACCAAGCTGCTGTCGGATACGCTGGGCCAGCAGATCCGCCTGAAGCTCTCGACCGCGGCCATCCGCACGATCGAACATAATGGCGGTCTCGACGCCTATCTCATCGGCACGGCCGACAAGAACCTGCCGGACACCGCCCGTCGCCTGAAGCGCCGCATCGAAAAGGCCGGCGCCAAGACCGCCGGCAAGGCCGCTGCCTAAGCGCCTTCGGTTCCGCTGAACGTTCAAAAGGCCCGTGCGCAAGCGCGGGCCTTTTGCTTTGGGGGAGCTGGTCTGCACAGCTCAGGAGGGCTCATGTTCGATCACCTGAAAT
This Rhodospirillaceae bacterium DNA region includes the following protein-coding sequences:
- a CDS encoding DMT family transporter; translated protein: MNESTTGTAPGLASGFAISPFQSTIMALAAVSAGVGMDLLAKTAAIEASAAQVTLLRWVYGLLTLIPVLLLMRVRPGSVWQPIHLWRVLLNLVGSFCLYYSLSHLPLSVVVAVFFLEPLVALGLAAIFLGEGISRAVALGLGLASLGILLMTGLEDWRLDPVLLVALLGAIAWGAMLVTTRSVGRHEPVLALMFWLSLLTSLAMTPLAVHDWRPLPWDGHLAMVGVAVLGTLYGVLGITVLRLAPVRIKAACSFLSLPLAFLAGFLFFDERPGLVAISGGILVILGVWWALRLPPSKPAGTAAFQPESP
- a CDS encoding LysR family transcriptional regulator, with amino-acid sequence MTDSTDDPQRQRKIPRLRKTEPRALPPLNSLRAFDAAARHQGFASAGAELNVSPGAISRQVKLLEEVLGVELFRRAAQGVQLTEPGQRLASLTDSAFEILAQALPQSAPRGPLSCQVSASFYLRWLLPRYQAFRAALPQLKINLDVTSTADALQQGADLSILYHRLGGDVPDAVTARSERLFFDGSILVCAPSLLGRRKLPLPLSALAKLPLLLNTPDGWDWRALAAACDLRPLPLSRAARFDIDDGAIQAALAGQGIAFAERRFVSDLLAQGQLVRPFDLPSASFGEYRLHWRGPVARRPALAQLRHWLRDEVAKQRP
- the rpmB gene encoding 50S ribosomal protein L28; this encodes MSRRCDITGKGVLSGNNVSHANNKTRRRFLPNLQETKLLSDTLGQQIRLKLSTAAIRTIEHNGGLDAYLIGTADKNLPDTARRLKRRIEKAGAKTAGKAAA